One segment of Alistipes finegoldii DSM 17242 DNA contains the following:
- a CDS encoding menaquinone biosynthesis decarboxylase, protein MYRSLNEYIARLEREGELVRIGAPVSPVEEIAEITDRISKTPGGGKALLFENTGTAFPVLTNLFGSERRMALALGVGTLDELSERIDVLLKQAAAPRNSLSDKLRALPMLAEMVRWFPRTVSGRGACQQVVLTGAEAALSALPVLKCWPADGGRFVTLPMVNTVDPETGVRNVGMYRMQVFDDRTTGMHWHVHKTGARHYDAYKRLGRRMPVSVALGGDPAYTYAATAPMPDNMDEYLLAGFLRRRPVKLVKCVTNDIYVPADCDFVIEGYVDPAEEKAVEGPFGDHTGFYSLEDRYPLFHVTALTRRRDAVYPATVVGIPPQEDAWIARATERIFLSPIRMALQPEVRDLTMPEAGTAHNVAVVSIDRRYEGQAVKVAQSLWGAGQMMFNKYLLVVPSGTDVRDSDALARLLRRIDPVRDLVRSEGILDVLDHATATPGFGGKIAIDATTAGAALNPASQSESVPQLSLPEGCRTDLLEKWGAALAFAEPGAGVRTPEGVRYFVLFDPAAAELMPEELLWLAAANTDPRRDVRTEGATLVIDARSKRPGEGGNPARFPNVVTASEATVGLVDRRWTEYGLGAFVESPSRRYRRLLLSGGAQW, encoded by the coding sequence ATGTACCGGAGTCTGAATGAATATATCGCGCGGCTGGAGCGCGAGGGTGAACTGGTCCGGATCGGGGCGCCCGTATCGCCCGTGGAGGAGATCGCCGAGATTACCGACCGCATCTCCAAGACGCCGGGCGGCGGCAAGGCGCTGCTGTTCGAAAATACCGGCACGGCGTTTCCCGTGCTGACGAATCTGTTCGGCTCCGAACGCCGCATGGCGCTGGCGCTCGGCGTCGGAACGCTCGATGAACTTTCGGAGCGTATCGACGTCCTGCTGAAGCAGGCAGCCGCGCCGCGCAATTCGCTCTCAGACAAACTGCGCGCCCTGCCGATGCTGGCCGAGATGGTGCGCTGGTTTCCCCGGACCGTGTCGGGCCGGGGCGCGTGCCAGCAGGTCGTGCTGACCGGCGCCGAGGCGGCGCTCTCCGCGCTTCCGGTCCTCAAATGCTGGCCTGCGGACGGTGGCCGCTTCGTGACCCTGCCGATGGTCAATACGGTCGATCCCGAAACGGGCGTGCGCAACGTCGGCATGTACCGCATGCAGGTCTTCGACGACCGTACGACGGGCATGCACTGGCATGTCCACAAGACCGGAGCGCGCCATTACGACGCTTACAAGCGTCTGGGCCGCCGGATGCCCGTCTCGGTCGCGCTGGGCGGCGATCCCGCCTATACCTACGCCGCGACGGCTCCGATGCCCGACAACATGGACGAATACCTGCTGGCCGGGTTCCTGCGCCGCCGTCCGGTGAAACTCGTGAAGTGCGTTACCAACGATATCTATGTTCCGGCCGACTGCGACTTCGTGATCGAGGGCTATGTCGATCCGGCCGAAGAGAAGGCGGTCGAGGGGCCTTTCGGGGACCATACGGGCTTCTATTCGCTCGAAGACCGCTATCCGCTTTTCCATGTCACGGCCCTGACCCGCCGACGCGATGCGGTTTATCCGGCTACGGTCGTCGGCATTCCGCCGCAGGAGGACGCATGGATCGCCCGCGCGACGGAGCGGATCTTTCTCTCCCCGATCCGTATGGCCCTGCAGCCCGAAGTCCGCGACCTGACGATGCCCGAAGCCGGTACGGCCCACAACGTCGCCGTCGTTTCGATCGACCGCCGTTACGAGGGGCAGGCCGTGAAAGTCGCCCAGTCGTTGTGGGGCGCGGGACAGATGATGTTCAACAAATACCTGCTCGTCGTGCCGTCGGGTACCGACGTGCGCGATTCCGATGCGCTGGCGCGGCTGTTGCGGCGGATCGACCCCGTGCGCGACCTCGTTCGCAGCGAGGGAATCCTCGATGTGCTGGACCATGCTACGGCGACGCCCGGCTTCGGCGGTAAAATTGCAATAGACGCTACCACAGCCGGAGCTGCGCTGAACCCCGCGTCTCAGTCGGAATCCGTACCGCAACTCTCTCTGCCGGAGGGCTGCCGCACCGATCTGCTCGAAAAGTGGGGCGCGGCGCTTGCCTTCGCGGAACCGGGGGCCGGGGTTCGAACCCCTGAGGGGGTGCGATATTTCGTGCTGTTCGACCCCGCGGCGGCGGAGCTGATGCCCGAAGAGCTGTTGTGGCTCGCGGCGGCCAATACCGATCCGCGGCGCGACGTGCGGACGGAGGGGGCGACGCTCGTGATCGACGCGCGAAGCAAACGGCCCGGCGAGGGCGGCAATCCGGCGCGGTTTCCCAACGTCGTGACGGCGTCGGAAGCGACCGTCGGGCTGGTCGATCGCCGCTGGACGGAGTACGGGCTGGGTGCTTTTGTGGAGTCGCCCTCGCGGCGTTACCGCCGCCTGCTGCTCTCCGGCGGTGCGCAGTGGTAG
- a CDS encoding N-acetylmuramic acid 6-phosphate etherase → MENRITEQASAYDDLQRMSVHDILTGINREDARVHEAVRTTIPVMERLVERIVERMECGGRMFYIGAGTSGRLAVTDASELPPTYGVPFDRVIGLIAGGDGALRRAVEHAEDDMEGAWRDMAPYAPTGKDVLIGIAASGTTPYVIGGLRTARRHGLLTGSITCNPASPVAAEAEYALEAVVGPEFVTGSTRMKAGTAQKLMLNMLSTAVMIRLGRVEGNRMVNMQLTNDKLVARGTRMVAEASGLDETRARELLLRYGSVKKALEHVPESE, encoded by the coding sequence ATGGAAAACAGAATAACCGAACAGGCTTCGGCCTATGACGATTTACAGCGGATGTCGGTGCACGACATCCTGACGGGTATCAACCGCGAAGACGCGCGCGTGCATGAAGCCGTGCGTACGACGATTCCGGTGATGGAACGTTTGGTCGAACGCATCGTCGAGCGCATGGAGTGCGGCGGGCGCATGTTTTATATCGGTGCGGGCACGAGCGGCCGGCTGGCCGTCACCGACGCTTCGGAACTGCCCCCGACCTACGGCGTGCCGTTCGACCGTGTGATCGGCCTGATCGCCGGGGGTGACGGGGCTTTGCGGCGGGCCGTGGAGCATGCCGAGGACGACATGGAAGGTGCGTGGCGCGATATGGCGCCTTACGCTCCGACCGGGAAGGATGTGCTGATCGGCATCGCTGCATCGGGAACGACGCCTTATGTGATTGGCGGCCTGCGCACGGCGCGGAGACACGGACTGCTTACCGGCTCCATAACCTGCAATCCCGCCTCGCCCGTGGCGGCCGAAGCGGAGTATGCGCTCGAAGCGGTCGTCGGTCCCGAATTCGTGACCGGCTCGACCCGCATGAAGGCGGGCACGGCCCAGAAGCTGATGCTCAACATGCTCTCGACCGCCGTGATGATCCGGCTGGGCCGCGTCGAGGGCAACCGCATGGTCAATATGCAGCTCACGAACGACAAACTCGTGGCCCGCGGCACGCGCATGGTGGCCGAAGCTTCGGGGCTGGACGAGACGCGGGCACGCGAACTGCTGCTGCGTTACGGATCGGTAAAAAAGGCATTGGAGCATGTACCGGAGTCTGAATGA
- a CDS encoding IS110 family transposase: MRYIGIDVSKATFVVAYSSDKGGEIRTFNNTTAGIRQFIGTLPKDGSIHCVMEATGNYSALLLYMLNVAGITVSMENPLKVKNFAKALLSTVKTDKSDARLITLYGEKMNPRPFKVQGEAILRLRQKRTVIRQLTKQITAMSNLRGSLACLPVPDKGATHTVDETIKFLEKKRDRLQAELTDLVEVEFSRQLALLTTIKGIGITLATALIITTGGFTYFQNAKQVSRYLGICPTYEQSGTSVNIKGHINRNGDAYTRGLLYIAAWPASRFNAQCKETYTRLRQNGKSGKLAMIAVANKLIRQAFAVVAHDKEYIDGFVSNRP, translated from the coding sequence ATGAGGTACATTGGAATCGACGTGAGCAAGGCTACATTCGTGGTAGCTTACTCCTCCGACAAAGGCGGGGAGATCCGTACTTTTAACAACACGACCGCTGGTATCAGACAGTTTATCGGGACTCTCCCCAAAGACGGCAGTATCCACTGTGTTATGGAGGCGACAGGGAATTACAGCGCCTTGCTGCTGTATATGCTCAATGTCGCCGGAATTACTGTCAGCATGGAGAATCCGCTGAAGGTAAAGAACTTCGCCAAAGCCTTGCTCTCTACGGTCAAGACCGATAAGAGCGATGCACGACTCATTACCTTGTACGGAGAGAAGATGAACCCGCGTCCTTTCAAGGTACAGGGAGAGGCCATCCTGCGGCTCCGACAGAAAAGAACCGTCATTCGCCAACTTACTAAGCAGATTACCGCCATGTCGAACCTTCGTGGCTCTCTTGCATGTCTGCCTGTCCCGGACAAAGGTGCAACTCATACCGTAGACGAAACTATCAAGTTCCTTGAAAAGAAGCGTGACAGGCTCCAGGCGGAACTCACGGATCTTGTCGAAGTGGAGTTCAGCCGACAACTCGCGCTGCTGACGACCATCAAAGGGATAGGCATAACGCTTGCCACGGCGCTCATCATCACTACTGGAGGCTTTACCTACTTCCAAAATGCCAAGCAGGTGTCCCGGTATCTCGGAATTTGTCCCACTTACGAACAGTCCGGAACTTCGGTAAACATCAAAGGGCATATCAACCGAAACGGAGACGCATACACTAGAGGACTTCTCTATATCGCCGCTTGGCCTGCCAGTAGGTTCAATGCCCAATGCAAAGAGACCTATACGAGGCTCAGGCAAAACGGAAAATCGGGAAAACTCGCTATGATCGCTGTCGCAAACAAGCTCATCAGGCAGGCTTTTGCTGTTGTCGCGCACGATAAAGAGTATATCGACGGATTCGTCTCCAACAGACCTTAG
- a CDS encoding helix-hairpin-helix domain-containing protein: MGKFFTEREIRAVAVFLPLAGLLVLGIVLVRPKADPAAALRVEAEMEERADTVIMQPFDPNTVDYDGLRRLGLTKHEAVSLLKYRAAGKIFRIPEDVTLCYGISDSLFYRLEPYIRIGRKYAIAPQEYRTGRVVSEPMPPAPFRIDTVSARYLRAIGALSKRQAEAFVRWRDLSGIYDMEELRACYVVSDSVASALEPYVIFPERKAEPIDVPVEINTADSAALRSVAGIGEKTVVSIIGYRDRLGGFLRAEQLAEVPGVTERNYELY, translated from the coding sequence ATGGGAAAGTTTTTTACAGAACGTGAGATTCGGGCCGTGGCGGTTTTTCTGCCGCTGGCCGGGTTGCTGGTCCTCGGCATCGTCCTCGTGCGTCCGAAGGCCGATCCCGCGGCGGCCCTGCGGGTCGAAGCCGAAATGGAGGAGCGGGCCGATACGGTCATCATGCAGCCCTTCGATCCGAACACCGTAGATTACGACGGCCTGCGGCGGCTGGGGCTTACGAAACACGAAGCCGTGAGCCTGCTGAAATACCGCGCCGCAGGCAAGATTTTCCGTATTCCCGAAGATGTGACGCTCTGTTACGGCATCAGCGATTCGCTCTTTTACCGGCTGGAGCCCTACATACGCATCGGGCGCAAGTATGCCATCGCTCCGCAGGAGTACCGCACGGGGCGCGTCGTCTCCGAGCCGATGCCGCCCGCGCCGTTCCGCATCGACACGGTGAGCGCGCGTTACCTGCGGGCCATCGGCGCATTGTCGAAACGGCAAGCCGAAGCCTTTGTCCGGTGGCGCGACCTGAGCGGCATTTACGACATGGAGGAGCTGCGGGCGTGCTATGTGGTGAGCGATTCGGTCGCATCGGCGCTCGAACCTTACGTCATCTTCCCCGAACGCAAAGCGGAACCGATCGACGTTCCCGTCGAGATCAACACGGCCGATTCGGCCGCGCTGAGGAGCGTGGCGGGCATCGGCGAGAAGACCGTCGTCTCGATTATCGGCTACCGCGACCGGCTCGGCGGATTCCTCCGCGCGGAGCAACTCGCAGAGGTTCCGGGAGTCACGGAACGCAATTACGAACTATATTAA
- the rpsU gene encoding 30S ribosomal protein S21, with product MIIMPVKEGENIERALKKFKRKYERTGVLKELRRRQYFTKPSIAKRVAKQHAIYVENMYRDED from the coding sequence ATGATTATCATGCCGGTAAAAGAGGGCGAAAACATCGAGCGCGCCCTGAAGAAGTTCAAACGTAAATACGAGCGCACGGGCGTCCTGAAGGAGCTGCGCCGCCGCCAGTACTTCACCAAGCCTTCGATCGCGAAGCGCGTGGCGAAGCAGCACGCCATTTACGTGGAGAACATGTACCGCGACGAGGACTAG